One stretch of Glandiceps talaboti chromosome 7, keGlaTala1.1, whole genome shotgun sequence DNA includes these proteins:
- the LOC144438093 gene encoding RING finger and SPRY domain-containing protein 1-like yields MAYLTDLEEITALICENERNDCQVVMDGRAYTYETLDLAGCNAMLNSNDVSEYLKISPNGLEARCDASSFESVRCTFCVDSGVWYYEVTIITPGVMQIGWATKDSKFLNHEGYGIGDDEFSLSYDGCRQLFWYNAKSRAHSHPTWQPGDVVGFLLDLEKQEMIFSLNGNTLPPENQVFESAGIGFFAAASFMSFQQCEFNFGMMPYKFPPSQKFNSFNDHALLGDEDRVILPRHKKLALLRHISVSEGACNLCFDKMANTMLKPCEHKGLCMECAMQVETCPLCRTFITVRVQEDEKAS; encoded by the exons atggcataccttacagacttggaagaaataacagctctgattTGTGAGAATGAAAGAAATGACTGCCAAG TTGTAATGGATGGTAGAGCATACACATATGAAACACTTGACTTGGCAGGTTGTAATGCCATGTTAAATAGTAACGATGTGAGTGAATATCTCAAGATATCCCCCAATGGTTTAGAG GCACGATGCGATGCTTCGTCATTTGAGAGTGTCCGCTGTACATTCTGTGTTGATTCTGGAGTCTGGTATTATGAAGTAACCATTATTACACCCGGTGTTATGCAAATTGGATGGGCAACAAAAGACAGCAAATTTCTTAATCAT GAAGGATATGGTATAGGTGATGATGAGTTTTCTCTCTCCTATGATGGATGTAGACAACTGTTCTGGTACAATGCTAAAAGTAGAGCACATTCACATCCAACGTGGCAGCCAG GAGATGTGGTTGGATTTCTTCTTGATTTAGAGAAACaagaaatgatattttcattaaatggCAACACTTTGCCACCTGAGAATCAAGTCTTTGAATCAGCTGG TATTGGCTTCTTTGCAGCAGCTAGTTTTATGTCCTTTCAACAGTGTGAATTTAATTTTGGTATGATGCCGTATAAATTCCCACCATCACAGAAATTTAACAGTTTTAATGATCATGCATTACTAGGTGATGAAGACAGGGTTATTCTACCAAG GCACAAGAAGCTAGCCTTGTTACGGCATATCAGTGTGAGTGAAGGTGCCTGCAATCTCTGTTTTGACAAAATGGCAAATACAATGTTAAAACCATGTGAGCACAA GGGGCTGTGCATGGAATGTGCAATGCAAGTTGAGACATGTCCACTGTGCCGAACTTTCATAACAGTACGAGTACAGGAAGATGAGAAAGCGTCATAG